In Desulfomicrobium escambiense DSM 10707, the genomic window TCGCCGTCGGGCAGGGGCGTGAGCGTCTCGGGGTCCAGGATCTCCAGGAGATAGTAGTCCGACCAGTAGTGGATGCAGTCGTGGTCCGGGCATTCGATGCCGACGCCTGGGCCGTAGAGCTCCGTCAGGCCGGTGATGTCGAAGAGTTCGGCCCCGCCGAAGAGCTCCGAGATCTTCTTGCGCATGGAGCGGCTGGAGCGTTCGGAGCCGTAGATGATCTTCTTCACGGCGATCTTGTCGGCGATGCCGCGCTTGTGGATCTCCTCTGCCATCAACAGGGCCATGGAGGCCGTGGAGCAGAAGACCGTGGACTGGAAGTCGAGCAGGAACTGGATCTGCATGTCGATGTTGCCCGGTCCCACAGGCACGGCCAGGGCCCCGACCCTCTCGCAGCCGAGCTGGAAGCCCATGCCTGCGGTCCACACGCCGTAGCCCACGGCGATCTGCACGCGGTCCAGGGGCGTGACGCCGGCCGTCTGGTAGCAACGGGCGAACATGGAGATCCAGTCGTCGAGGTCCTTCTGGGTGTAGCACAGGACCTTGCGCTTGCCCGTGGTGCCGGAGCTTGCGTGCACGCGCACGAGCTGCTCGAAGGGCACGCTCTTCAGGGGGAACGGGTAGCCGTCGCGCAGGTCCTCGGTGGTGGTGAAGGGCAGGCGGCGCAGGTCGTCCAGGCTCTGGATTGCGTCGGGCGTGACGCCGGCGGCCTCGAGCTTGGCGCGGTATGCGGGCGAGCCTTCGTAGGCGTGGCGCACGGTCCACTGCAGCCCTTTGAGCTGGTGGGCCTGGAGGTCCTCGGCGGAGGCGAAGGCGGGCATGAAATCGGTCTGCATGGGTGTTTTCTCCAGTCGGATATTGGTCAGTCCGGCCGCGCCGAGGCGGCTGGCCGAGGGGTTGTCGTGGCTGGCCGCGCCGAGGAAGGCGGCGCGCAGGGCCGGGTCAAGGAGCAGGTCGCGGCTCTTGCCCTGTTCGACGATCCTGCCGCCGGCCAGCAGGAAGGCGGTGTCCGAGGCCGACAGGGCCCGGGCGGCGTTCTGTTCGACGACGAGGATGGTCGTGCCGGCGCGGGCCAGCTGGTGGATGATGGCGAAAATCTCGTCGGTGACGATGGGCGCCAGGCCCAGGCTCGGCTCGTCCAGGAGCAGCAGGCGGGGCCTCGCCATCAGCGCCCGGCCCATGGCCAGCATCTGCTGTTCGCCGCCCGAAAGGGTGCCGGCCAGCTGTGCGCGGCGCTGGCTCAGCTTGGGGAAGCGGGCGAAGACCTCGTCCATGCGCCGTTTCTCCTCGGCCTTGGGCAGGCTCAGAGGGATGGCCCCGAGCTGGAGGTTCTCCAGGACCGGCAGGTCGGCGAAGACCTCGCGGCCTTCGGGCGACATGGCCAGCCCCAGGCGGACCATGCGCGCCGGC contains:
- a CDS encoding ATP-binding cassette domain-containing protein; the protein is MLTIKNLTAHYGAAQALFGIDMAVEAGQTVALVGANGAGKSTLLKCIMGLLKPSGGEILLDGKPVTGATPARMVRLGLAMSPEGREVFADLPVLENLQLGAIPLSLPKAEEKRRMDEVFARFPKLSQRRAQLAGTLSGGEQQMLAMGRALMARPRLLLLDEPSLGLAPIVTDEIFAIIHQLARAGTTILVVEQNAARALSASDTAFLLAGGRIVEQGKSRDLLLDPALRAAFLGAASHDNPSASRLGAAGLTNIRLEKTPMQTDFMPAFASAEDLQAHQLKGLQWTVRHAYEGSPAYRAKLEAAGVTPDAIQSLDDLRRLPFTTTEDLRDGYPFPLKSVPFEQLVRVHASSGTTGKRKVLCYTQKDLDDWISMFARCYQTAGVTPLDRVQIAVGYGVWTAGMGFQLGCERVGALAVPVGPGNIDMQIQFLLDFQSTVFCSTASMALLMAEEIHKRGIADKIAVKKIIYGSERSSRSMRKKISELFGGAELFDITGLTELYGPGVGIECPDHDCIHYWSDYYLLEILDPETLTPLPDGEWGEMVVTSLCKEGAPLIRYRTRDITRIIPGPCTCGSVMPRHSRIKGRSDDTIKFRGVNIYPSSIDTILSAVPGLGSEYQIHLTRGEGGRDNLRLVVERAEGVGASRAPEMAHEAVHQIKRQLMVSVDLDIVDYGSLPRSERKSQRVFDSRIQDEIV